The proteins below come from a single Papaver somniferum cultivar HN1 chromosome 11, ASM357369v1, whole genome shotgun sequence genomic window:
- the LOC113322424 gene encoding cationic peroxidase 1-like — MASCSSSSSWPFFFFVLVSSLCMFGMNISTTSAQLSSDFYATSCPNLLPTIQAAVVNAVSNEARMGASLLRLHFHDCFVNGCDASILLDDTSSFTGEKTAGPNANSVRGFDVIDTIKTQVENLCPKTVSCADILAVAARDSVAALGGRSWVVQLGRRDAKTASMSDANSNLPAATLGLSGLITSFSNKGFTTKEMVILSGSHSIGQARCTTFRSRIHNETNIDTSFATSLKSSCPTSGNDNNLSPLDSTAVVFDNTYFKDLVSKKGLLHSDQELFNGGSTDAQVTTYSNDNPTFLTDFAVAMVKMGNLSPLTGSNGEIRTNCRKLN, encoded by the exons ATGGCttcctgttcttcatcttcttcttggccATTCTTTTTCTTTGTTCTAGTATCATCATTGTGCATGTTTGGCATGAACATTAGTACAACATCTGCTCAGTTATCTTCCGATTTTTATGCGACTAGTTGCCCTAACCTCCTCCCTACCATCCAAGCTGCAGTAGTAAATGCAGTTTCAAATGAAGCCAGAATGGGAGCTTCTCTATTACGCCTTCATTTTCATGATTGTTTCGTTAAT GGTTGTGATGCTTCCATTCTGTTGGACGACACATCAAGCTTCACTGGAGAGAAGACAGCAGGGCCAAATGCAAATTCAGTGAGAGGGTTTGATGTCATTGACACCATAAAGACTCAAGTCGAAAATCTCTGCCCCAAAACTGTTTCTTGTGCTGATATTCTTGCCGTTGCGGCTCGAGATTCTGTTGCTGCC TTGGGTGGGCGTTCATGGGTTGTACAACTAGGAAGAAGAGATGCCAAGACTGCCAGTATGAGCGATGCTAACAGCAATCTCCCTGCTGCTACACTTGGTCTTAGTGGCTTGATTACCTCTTTCTCCAACAAAGGCTTTACTACCAAGGAAATGGTGATTCTCTCTG GATCTCATTCTATTGGTCAAGCTAGATGCACAACTTTTCGATCACGAATCCATAATGAAACCAACATAGACACATCATTTGCGACATCATTGAAGTCTAGTTGTCCAACATCCGGAAATGACAATAACCTATCTCCTCTTGACTCTACTGCGGTAGTATTCGATAACACATATTTCAAGGACTTGGTAAGCAAGAAAGGACTTCTTCATTCTGATCAAGAACTCTTCAACGGAGGCTCAACAGATGCTCAGGTCACAACTTACAGCAACGACAACCCTACATTTTTGACGGATTTTGCTGTTGCCATGGTGAAGATGGGAAACCTTAGCCCTCTAACCGGTAGTAATGGAGAAATTAGAACCAATTGCAGGAAACTCAATTAA